A genomic region of Echeneis naucrates chromosome 24, fEcheNa1.1, whole genome shotgun sequence contains the following coding sequences:
- the mtfr2 gene encoding mitochondrial fission regulator 2, producing the protein MSLVDDILDVLRMVLEYFGVAPDMLVPVWDSQLCGQYRSIVRMIGSNLPLTPTPRVHFQIPLLTYRPHGYVDITVDTPAIPSFADILWVFDDEGESFAKTRNHLPPKKQSKVHQDVVRYPSLASNKALRGGRPTRQKTDPDALKKITALESELLKLRAQIAMIVTTSPASGLTECQNTPGTPMMSPQPPPALTSTPCSAAPPPPPPPPPPPLPPCPGSSTKTLSAIELIAQRRKKEKDFDNGQLKSQDSGSVNKGMPSMLEVLKDLNQVKLRSVERSPGGTPVMKRRSRGGAALLNDPAALIAEALKRKFAHHRHNNSSDKENSVDLSPFGSPETPKAAHHTRRSQGRLHLLSH; encoded by the exons ATGTCTTTAGTAGATGATATTCTGGACGTGCTGCGGATGGTCCTGGAGTACTTTGGGGTGGCCCCAGACATG CTGGTTCCAGTGTGGGACAGTCAGCTGTGCGGTCAGTATCGCAGCATTGTACGGATGATTGGGTCAAATCTCCCACTGACACCTACACCACGGGTCCACTTTCAG ATACCTCTGCTCACCTATAGACCCCATGGATATGTTGATATTACTGTGGACACACCTGCCATTCCCTCATTCGCTGACATCCTGTGGGTGTTTGATGATGAGGGGGAGAGTTTTGCTAAGACTAG GAACCATTTACCTCCCAAGAAACAAAGTAAGGTACATCAAGATGTGGTGAGATACCCAAGTCTGGCCTCAAATAAAGCTCTGAGAGGAGGCAGGCCTACTAGACAGAAGACTGATCCAGATGCCCTTAAGAAGATCACAGCACTGGAGAGCGAGCTACTCAAACTGCGAGCCCAGATAGCCATGATTGTTACCACTTCTCCAGCATCAG GTCTGACTGAGTGTCAGAATACCCCAGGCACACCTATGATGTCTCCTCAACCTCCTCCAGCTTTAACCTCTACACCTTGTAGTGCtgctcccccaccccctccacctccacctccccctcctcttcctccctgccCTGGCTCCTCCACTAAGACTTTGTCTGCAATAGAGCTGATCGCCCAGcgcagaaagaaagagaaagactttGATAATGGTCAGCTTAAGTCCCAGGACTCTGGGTCAGTCAATAAAGGGATGCCCTCCATGCTGGAGGTTCTCAAGGACTTAAATCAAGTTAAATTACGCTCTGTTGAGAG ATCTCCAGGTGGCACACCAGTCATGAAGAGACGCAGCAGGGGAGGGGCAGCATTACTTAATGACCCGGCAGCTCTTATTGCAGAGGCACTAAAGAGAAAGTTTGCCCACCATCGCCACAACAATTCCTCTGATAAAGAGAATTCAGTGGACCTCTCCCCTTTCGGCAGCCCGGAAACACCTAAG GCTGCACATCATACTAGACGCAGTCAGGGACGCCTCCACCTTTTATCCCATTGA
- the armc1l gene encoding armadillo repeat containing 1, like: protein MMDALSVVSQLRDLASEPQNRDVIVQDQGCLPGLVLFLDHRDPEVLLATLQTLRYLADLPPNIPTMKNELGMMVSLENLIVRHGLSVDITALAQEVYDILCAKPAPYTPERERRKKSQFFINSSNKKAKSVTLHIHGLDSTDQRGLCEEALLKVRGVISFTFQMASKRCTVRIRSDLPTESLASAIAATKVMSAQQVLKNDAGEEILIPLTASGVKVQKNTALPDYLPEEEESPEQEVNRAISRTTAKEDSSGSWLNAAASFLTKTFYW from the exons ATGATGGACGCGCTGTCGGTGGTGAGTCAGCTGCGGGACTTGGCTTCCGAACCGCAGAACCGAGACGTGATAGTCCAGGATCAGGGCTGTCTGCCTGGGTTGGTGCTCTTCCTCGACCACCGGGACCCTGAGGTTTTGCTCGCAACTCTTCAG ACTTTGCGTTACTTGGCTGATTTGCCTCCCAACATCCCCACGATGAAGAATGAATTGGGCATGATGGTGAGCTTAGAAAATCTTATAGTAAG GCATGGCCTGTCTGTTGATATCACAGCCTTGGCCCAAGAGGTGTATGACATTTTGTGCGCTAAACCTGCACCTTATACACccgagagggagaggagaaagaaatcgCAGTTCTTTATTAACTCCTCCAACAAGAAGGCTAAATCTGTCACACTTCACATACACGGGCTGGACAGCACT GACCAGCGAGGATTATGTGAAGAGGCTCTTCTGAAGGTCAGAGGTGTAATAAGCTTCACTTTCCAGATGGCCTCCAAGCGGTGCACTGTCCGTATTCGCTCTGATCTGCCCACTGAG AGTCTGGCATCAGCCATTGCTGCTACTAAGGTGATGTCAGCCCAACAGGTCTTGAAGAATGACGCAGGAGAAGAG ATCTTGATCCCTCTGACTGCATCTGGAGTGAAGGTGCAGAAAAACACGGCTCTCCCAGATTACCtgccagaggaagaggagagccCAGAGCAAGAGGTCAACCGCGCAATTTCCCGAACCACAGCTAAAGAAGATTCCAGTGGCAGCTGGCTCAACGCTGCTGCTAGTTTCCTCACAAAGACCTTCTACTGGTGA